One genomic segment of Mangifera indica cultivar Alphonso chromosome 6, CATAS_Mindica_2.1, whole genome shotgun sequence includes these proteins:
- the LOC123218750 gene encoding mediator of RNA polymerase II transcription subunit 16 isoform X2 has product MTSTTTTTTTTTPNNNNSNNNITTPTKEADEEPVVGQSVDAAVKVSAVLEKAETVSAGGAEEEVGVKPEDPMEEDSVNPATVFCIRLKQPRSNLQHKMSVPELCRNFSAVAWCGKLNAIACASETCARIPSSNANPPFWIPIHIVIPERPTECAVFNVIADSPRDSVQFIEWSPTSCPRALLIANFHGRITIWTQPSHGAANLVRDASCWQREHEWRQDIAVVTKWLSGVSPYRWLSSKSAGASNSKSFFEEKFLSQQSQTSDRWPNFLCVCSVFSSGSVQLHWSHWPPSQNSSSSKWFSTSKGLLGAGPSGIMAADAIITDSGAMHVAGVPIVNPSTIVVWEVTPGLGNEFHATPKTSTGSEVPPSIKPPKWAGFAPLAAYLFSWQEYLLSEAKQKGKSTDQDFSDAVSLHCSPVSNFSAYVSPEAAAQSAATTTWGSGVTAVAFDPTRGGSVIAVVIVEGQYMSPYDPDEGPSITGWRVQRWESSLQRVVLHQIFGNPTSSFGGQAPMQTVWVSKVDTSIPPTNDYKIYQSAAGGTSGVRNAIDSGVEKAKRVSFDPFDLPSDVRTLARIVYSAHGGEIAIALLRGGVHIFSGPNFAPVDNYQINVGSAIAAPAFSSTSCCSASVWHDTSKDCTILKIIRVLPPAIMSSQVKTNSSTWERAIAERFWWSLLVNVDWWDAVGCTQSAAEDGIVSLNSVIAVLDSDFHSLPSIQHRQQYGPAYVDAILDLASHFITRLRRYASFCRTLASHAVNAGTGSNRSMVASPTQNSASPATSQAGQSGTASSTGSTQMQAWVQGAIAKISSTNDGVSNSTSNTISGPSSFMPISINTGTFPGTPAVRLIGDCHFLHRLCQLLLFCFFFRRTQQTRLFAGAQRNTDANMQKPQPGGPGKVEEINSVSSKPASAMVRLDEGQLTRTGQTIPGAKGSEEGPASRPKLGSGNAGQGYTFEEVKVLFLILMDLCRRTAASLHPLPVSQVGSSNIQVRLHYIDGNYTVLPEVVEASLGPHMQNMPRPRGADAAGLLLRELELHPPAEEWHRRNMFGGPWSDPDDMGPVDDTPRLVDPHEVNSLGNYDIYYGAHGLWPRKRRMSERDAAFGLNTSVGLGAYLGIMGSRRDVVTAVWKTGLEGVWYKCIRCLRQTSAFASPGATNPPNQNDREAWWISRWAFGCPMCGGTWVRVV; this is encoded by the exons ATGACttctactactactactactactactactactcccaataacaataatagtaataataacattaCTACTCCCACCAAGGAAGCTGACGAGGAGCCCGTTGTGGGTCAGTCTGTCGATGCGGCTGTGAAAGTTTCTGCTGTTCTGGAGAAGGCGGAGACTGTTAGTGCTGGCGGTGCTGAGGAAGAAGTGGGTGTGAAACCGGAGGATCCGATGGAGGAGGATTCGGTAAATCCGGCTACTGTGTTTTGTATTCGGCTTAAACAGCCCAGGTCTAATTTACAGCATAAAATGAGCGTGCCTGAATTGTGTCGAAATTTTAG CGCTGTTGCTTGGTGTGGTAAATTGAATGCCATAGCTTGTGCATCTGAAACTTGTGCCAGAATTCCGAG TTCTAATGCCAATCCACCATTTTGGATTCCCATACATATTGTGATACCTGAGCGACCTACTGAGTGTGCAGTATTCAATGTTATAGCAG ATTCTCCTCGTGATTCTGTTCAGTTTATTGAATGGTCTCCTACTTCATGCCCCCGTGCCTTATTAATAGCTAATTTCCATGGGCGGATAACCATCTGGACTCAGCCTTCTCAT GGGGCAGCCAATCTGGTACGTGATGCTAGCTGCTGGCAGCGTGAGCATGAATGGCGACAGGATATTGCAGTCGTTACAAAGTGGCTCTCAGGGGTGTCTCCA TATAGGTGGCTTTCCTCAAAATCTGCTGGGGCTTCTAActcaaaatcattttttgaagaaaaatttctttcacAACAGTCTCAAACTTCAG ATAGGTGGCCCAATTTTCTCTGCGTTTGCTCTGTTTTCTCATCAGGCTCTGTACAGCTTCACTGGTCCCACTGGCCTCCTAGTCAAAATAGTTCATCATCAAAGTGGTTTTCCACAAGCAAAGGACTTTTGGGTGCCGGGCCTAGTGGGATCATGGCTGCAGATGCTATAATAACAGACAGCGGTGCCATGCATGTGGCAGGTGTTCCAATTGTTAATCCTTCTACTATTGTTGTTTGGGAGGTCACTCCTGGCCTAGGGAATGAATTTCATGCAACTCCAAAGACAAGTACTGGCAGTGAGGTTCCACCTTCCATCAAACCGCCCAAATGGGCTGGTTTTGCCCCTTTGGCTGCATATTTGTTCAGCTGGCAAGAGTACTTATTGTCTGAAGCTAAGCAAAAGGGAAAGTCGACAGATCAAGACTTTAGTGATGCCGTATCCCTTCATTGTTCGCCAGTTTCAAACTTTTCAGCGTATGTGAGTCCTGAGGCTGCAGCTCAATCTGCAGCAACTACTACATGGGGTTCTGGAGTGACTGCAGTTGCCTTTGATCCAACTCGTGGTGGTTCTGTGATTGCTGTTGTTATAGTTGAGG GACAATACATGTCGCCGTATGATCCCGATGAGGGTCCTTCAATCACAGGGTGGAGGGTTCAACGGTGGGAATCTTCACTTCAGCGAGTTGTTCTTCATCAAATATTTGGAAATCCTACTTCTAGTTTTGGTGGGCAGGCACCCATGCAAACCGTTTGGGTGTCCAAAGTAGATACAAGCATACCACCAACTAATGATTATAAGATTTATCAATCAGCTGCAGGAGGGACCTCTGGTGTCAGAAATGCAATTGATTCTGGTGTGGAAAAGGCAAAAAGAGTCAGTTTTGATCCCTTTGATTTACCAAGTGATGTCAGAACACTTGCTAGAATTGTTTATTCAGCCCATGGTGGTGAAATTGCTATTGCCCTTCTACGTGGTGGGGTCCATATTTTTTCTGGTCCAAACTTTGCACCTGTGGATAACTACCAGATTAATGTTGGATCTGCAATAGCAGCGCCTGCCTTTTCTTCCACAAGCTGCTGTTCAGCATCTGTTTGGCATGACACTAGCAAGGACTGCACCATATTGAAAATAATTCGTGTTCTCCCACCTGCTATCATGAGTAGTCAAGTGAAGACCAACTCATCAACATGGGAACGTGCAATTGCTGAGAG GTTTTGGTGGAGCCTTTTGGTTAATGTGGATTGGTGGGATGCTGTTGGCTGTACTCAGAGTGCTGCCGAGGATGGCATTG TTTCACTGAACAGTGTCATTGCTGTATTGGATTCGGATTTTCATTCTCTTCCTTCTATTCAACACAGGCAACAATATGGCCCT GCTTATGTTGATGCTATTTTGGATCTAGCTTCACATTTTATCACACGCTTGCGGCGTTATGCAAGCTTCTGTCGCACATTGGCTAGCCATGCTGTTAATGCAGGAACTGGCAGCAATCGCAGTATGGTGGCTAGTCCTACTCAAAATTCAGCATCTCCTGCGACAAGTCAGG CTGGTCAAAGTGGTACAGCAAGTTCCACTGGAAGCACCCAGATGCAAGCTTGGGTACAAGGTGCTATTGCTAAGATTAGTAGCACCAACGATGGAGTGTCTAACTCAACCTCAAACACCATTAGTGGTCCATCTTCCTTTATGCCAATAAGCATTAACACTGGAACTTTTCCTGGAACACCTGCTGTTCGACTCATTGGGGACTGCCATTTCCTTCATAGATTATGTCAACTTCTgcttttctgttttttctttcGACGAACTCAACAAACTCGCCTTTTCGCTGGTGCACAAAGAAATACTGATGCAAATATGCAAAAACCCCAGCCAGGAGGTCCTGGCAAAGTGGAGGAGATCAATTCTGTTTCTTCCAAACCTGCCTCTGCCATGGTCAGGTTGGATGAAGGTCAGTTAACTAGAACTGGTCAGACCATACCTGGTGCAAAAGGGAGTGAAGAAGGTCCTGCAAGCCGGCCAAAATTGGGTTCGGGTAATGCAGGTCAAGGATACACATTTGAGGAG GTGAAGGTCCTTTTTCTCATACTTATGGATCTTTGTCGACGTACAGCAGCTTCACTACACCCATTACCAGTTTCTCAGGTGGGGAGCAGCAATATCCAGGTGCGGCTGCATTATATTGATGGCAATTATACTGTATTGCCTGAAGTTGTAGAAGCGTCTCTTGGTCCACATATGCAG AACATGCCTCGGCCTCGAGGTGCAGATGCTGCTGGACTATTACTTCGTGAGTTAGAGCTCCACCCGCCAGCTGAAGAGTGGCACAGGAGGAATATGTTTGGGGGGCCATGGTCTGATCCAGATGATATGGGCCCTGTAGATGATACTCCCAGGCTAGTAGATCCACATGAAGTCAACTCACTTGGaaattatgacatttattatGGTGCACATGGACTGTGGCCAAGGAAGCGTCGAATGTCTGAAAGAGATGCAGCTTTTGGCTTGAATACTTCTGTGGGCTTGGGGGCCTATCTGGGGATTATGGGATCTAGAAGGGATGTTGTTACAGCAGTGTGGAAGACTGGTCTTGAAGGGGTTTGGTACAAG TGTATAAGATGTTTGCGTCAGACTTCAGCTTTTGCTTCACCAGGTGCCACTAATCCACCTAATCAAAATGATCGAGAGGCTTGGTGGATCAGCCGCTGGGCATTCGGCTGCCCAATGTGTGGTGGAACATGGGTTCGAGTGGTATAA
- the LOC123218750 gene encoding mediator of RNA polymerase II transcription subunit 16 isoform X3, protein MGQPIWYVMLAAGSVSMNGDRILQSLQSGSQGCLQWLSSKSAGASNSKSFFEEKFLSQQSQTSDRWPNFLCVCSVFSSGSVQLHWSHWPPSQNSSSSKWFSTSKGLLGAGPSGIMAADAIITDSGAMHVAGVPIVNPSTIVVWEVTPGLGNEFHATPKTSTGSEVPPSIKPPKWAGFAPLAAYLFSWQEYLLSEAKQKGKSTDQDFSDAVSLHCSPVSNFSAYVSPEAAAQSAATTTWGSGVTAVAFDPTRGGSVIAVVIVEGQYMSPYDPDEGPSITGWRVQRWESSLQRVVLHQIFGNPTSSFGGQAPMQTVWVSKVDTSIPPTNDYKIYQSAAGGTSGVRNAIDSGVEKAKRVSFDPFDLPSDVRTLARIVYSAHGGEIAIALLRGGVHIFSGPNFAPVDNYQINVGSAIAAPAFSSTSCCSASVWHDTSKDCTILKIIRVLPPAIMSSQVKTNSSTWERAIAERFWWSLLVNVDWWDAVGCTQSAAEDGIVSLNSVIAVLDSDFHSLPSIQHRQQYGPSLDRIKCRLLEGTNAQEVRAMVLDMQARLLLDMLGKGIESALLNPSALVAEPWQATSDTLSTIDPEAMAVEPALVPSVQAYVDAILDLASHFITRLRRYASFCRTLASHAVNAGTGSNRSMVASPTQNSASPATSQAGQSGTASSTGSTQMQAWVQGAIAKISSTNDGVSNSTSNTISGPSSFMPISINTGTFPGTPAVRLIGDCHFLHRLCQLLLFCFFFRRTQQTRLFAGAQRNTDANMQKPQPGGPGKVEEINSVSSKPASAMVRLDEGQLTRTGQTIPGAKGSEEGPASRPKLGSGNAGQGYTFEEVKVLFLILMDLCRRTAASLHPLPVSQVGSSNIQVRLHYIDGNYTVLPEVVEASLGPHMQNMPRPRGADAAGLLLRELELHPPAEEWHRRNMFGGPWSDPDDMGPVDDTPRLVDPHEVNSLGNYDIYYGAHGLWPRKRRMSERDAAFGLNTSVGLGAYLGIMGSRRDVVTAVWKTGLEGVWYKCIRCLRQTSAFASPGATNPPNQNDREAWWISRWAFGCPMCGGTWVRVV, encoded by the exons AT GGGGCAGCCAATCTGGTACGTGATGCTAGCTGCTGGCAGCGTGAGCATGAATGGCGACAGGATATTGCAGTCGTTACAAAGTGGCTCTCAGGGGTGTCTCCA GTGGCTTTCCTCAAAATCTGCTGGGGCTTCTAActcaaaatcattttttgaagaaaaatttctttcacAACAGTCTCAAACTTCAG ATAGGTGGCCCAATTTTCTCTGCGTTTGCTCTGTTTTCTCATCAGGCTCTGTACAGCTTCACTGGTCCCACTGGCCTCCTAGTCAAAATAGTTCATCATCAAAGTGGTTTTCCACAAGCAAAGGACTTTTGGGTGCCGGGCCTAGTGGGATCATGGCTGCAGATGCTATAATAACAGACAGCGGTGCCATGCATGTGGCAGGTGTTCCAATTGTTAATCCTTCTACTATTGTTGTTTGGGAGGTCACTCCTGGCCTAGGGAATGAATTTCATGCAACTCCAAAGACAAGTACTGGCAGTGAGGTTCCACCTTCCATCAAACCGCCCAAATGGGCTGGTTTTGCCCCTTTGGCTGCATATTTGTTCAGCTGGCAAGAGTACTTATTGTCTGAAGCTAAGCAAAAGGGAAAGTCGACAGATCAAGACTTTAGTGATGCCGTATCCCTTCATTGTTCGCCAGTTTCAAACTTTTCAGCGTATGTGAGTCCTGAGGCTGCAGCTCAATCTGCAGCAACTACTACATGGGGTTCTGGAGTGACTGCAGTTGCCTTTGATCCAACTCGTGGTGGTTCTGTGATTGCTGTTGTTATAGTTGAGG GACAATACATGTCGCCGTATGATCCCGATGAGGGTCCTTCAATCACAGGGTGGAGGGTTCAACGGTGGGAATCTTCACTTCAGCGAGTTGTTCTTCATCAAATATTTGGAAATCCTACTTCTAGTTTTGGTGGGCAGGCACCCATGCAAACCGTTTGGGTGTCCAAAGTAGATACAAGCATACCACCAACTAATGATTATAAGATTTATCAATCAGCTGCAGGAGGGACCTCTGGTGTCAGAAATGCAATTGATTCTGGTGTGGAAAAGGCAAAAAGAGTCAGTTTTGATCCCTTTGATTTACCAAGTGATGTCAGAACACTTGCTAGAATTGTTTATTCAGCCCATGGTGGTGAAATTGCTATTGCCCTTCTACGTGGTGGGGTCCATATTTTTTCTGGTCCAAACTTTGCACCTGTGGATAACTACCAGATTAATGTTGGATCTGCAATAGCAGCGCCTGCCTTTTCTTCCACAAGCTGCTGTTCAGCATCTGTTTGGCATGACACTAGCAAGGACTGCACCATATTGAAAATAATTCGTGTTCTCCCACCTGCTATCATGAGTAGTCAAGTGAAGACCAACTCATCAACATGGGAACGTGCAATTGCTGAGAG GTTTTGGTGGAGCCTTTTGGTTAATGTGGATTGGTGGGATGCTGTTGGCTGTACTCAGAGTGCTGCCGAGGATGGCATTG TTTCACTGAACAGTGTCATTGCTGTATTGGATTCGGATTTTCATTCTCTTCCTTCTATTCAACACAGGCAACAATATGGCCCT AGTCTGGATAGGATAAAATGCAGGCTACTGGAAGGTACTAATGCTCAAGAAGTTAGGGCAATGGTTTTAGACATGCAAGCAAGGTTGCTGCTGGATATGCTGGGAAAAGGAATTGAGTCAGCTTTATTAAATCCTTCAGCTTTGGTGGCTGAGCCATGGCAGGCCACTAGTGATACACTATCCACCATTGATCCTGAAGCAATGGCTGTTGAACCTGCCCTTGTTCCGAGTGTTCAG GCTTATGTTGATGCTATTTTGGATCTAGCTTCACATTTTATCACACGCTTGCGGCGTTATGCAAGCTTCTGTCGCACATTGGCTAGCCATGCTGTTAATGCAGGAACTGGCAGCAATCGCAGTATGGTGGCTAGTCCTACTCAAAATTCAGCATCTCCTGCGACAAGTCAGG CTGGTCAAAGTGGTACAGCAAGTTCCACTGGAAGCACCCAGATGCAAGCTTGGGTACAAGGTGCTATTGCTAAGATTAGTAGCACCAACGATGGAGTGTCTAACTCAACCTCAAACACCATTAGTGGTCCATCTTCCTTTATGCCAATAAGCATTAACACTGGAACTTTTCCTGGAACACCTGCTGTTCGACTCATTGGGGACTGCCATTTCCTTCATAGATTATGTCAACTTCTgcttttctgttttttctttcGACGAACTCAACAAACTCGCCTTTTCGCTGGTGCACAAAGAAATACTGATGCAAATATGCAAAAACCCCAGCCAGGAGGTCCTGGCAAAGTGGAGGAGATCAATTCTGTTTCTTCCAAACCTGCCTCTGCCATGGTCAGGTTGGATGAAGGTCAGTTAACTAGAACTGGTCAGACCATACCTGGTGCAAAAGGGAGTGAAGAAGGTCCTGCAAGCCGGCCAAAATTGGGTTCGGGTAATGCAGGTCAAGGATACACATTTGAGGAG GTGAAGGTCCTTTTTCTCATACTTATGGATCTTTGTCGACGTACAGCAGCTTCACTACACCCATTACCAGTTTCTCAGGTGGGGAGCAGCAATATCCAGGTGCGGCTGCATTATATTGATGGCAATTATACTGTATTGCCTGAAGTTGTAGAAGCGTCTCTTGGTCCACATATGCAG AACATGCCTCGGCCTCGAGGTGCAGATGCTGCTGGACTATTACTTCGTGAGTTAGAGCTCCACCCGCCAGCTGAAGAGTGGCACAGGAGGAATATGTTTGGGGGGCCATGGTCTGATCCAGATGATATGGGCCCTGTAGATGATACTCCCAGGCTAGTAGATCCACATGAAGTCAACTCACTTGGaaattatgacatttattatGGTGCACATGGACTGTGGCCAAGGAAGCGTCGAATGTCTGAAAGAGATGCAGCTTTTGGCTTGAATACTTCTGTGGGCTTGGGGGCCTATCTGGGGATTATGGGATCTAGAAGGGATGTTGTTACAGCAGTGTGGAAGACTGGTCTTGAAGGGGTTTGGTACAAG TGTATAAGATGTTTGCGTCAGACTTCAGCTTTTGCTTCACCAGGTGCCACTAATCCACCTAATCAAAATGATCGAGAGGCTTGGTGGATCAGCCGCTGGGCATTCGGCTGCCCAATGTGTGGTGGAACATGGGTTCGAGTGGTATAA
- the LOC123218750 gene encoding mediator of RNA polymerase II transcription subunit 16 isoform X1 — translation MTSTTTTTTTTTPNNNNSNNNITTPTKEADEEPVVGQSVDAAVKVSAVLEKAETVSAGGAEEEVGVKPEDPMEEDSVNPATVFCIRLKQPRSNLQHKMSVPELCRNFSAVAWCGKLNAIACASETCARIPSSNANPPFWIPIHIVIPERPTECAVFNVIADSPRDSVQFIEWSPTSCPRALLIANFHGRITIWTQPSHGAANLVRDASCWQREHEWRQDIAVVTKWLSGVSPYRWLSSKSAGASNSKSFFEEKFLSQQSQTSDRWPNFLCVCSVFSSGSVQLHWSHWPPSQNSSSSKWFSTSKGLLGAGPSGIMAADAIITDSGAMHVAGVPIVNPSTIVVWEVTPGLGNEFHATPKTSTGSEVPPSIKPPKWAGFAPLAAYLFSWQEYLLSEAKQKGKSTDQDFSDAVSLHCSPVSNFSAYVSPEAAAQSAATTTWGSGVTAVAFDPTRGGSVIAVVIVEGQYMSPYDPDEGPSITGWRVQRWESSLQRVVLHQIFGNPTSSFGGQAPMQTVWVSKVDTSIPPTNDYKIYQSAAGGTSGVRNAIDSGVEKAKRVSFDPFDLPSDVRTLARIVYSAHGGEIAIALLRGGVHIFSGPNFAPVDNYQINVGSAIAAPAFSSTSCCSASVWHDTSKDCTILKIIRVLPPAIMSSQVKTNSSTWERAIAERFWWSLLVNVDWWDAVGCTQSAAEDGIVSLNSVIAVLDSDFHSLPSIQHRQQYGPSLDRIKCRLLEGTNAQEVRAMVLDMQARLLLDMLGKGIESALLNPSALVAEPWQATSDTLSTIDPEAMAVEPALVPSVQAYVDAILDLASHFITRLRRYASFCRTLASHAVNAGTGSNRSMVASPTQNSASPATSQAGQSGTASSTGSTQMQAWVQGAIAKISSTNDGVSNSTSNTISGPSSFMPISINTGTFPGTPAVRLIGDCHFLHRLCQLLLFCFFFRRTQQTRLFAGAQRNTDANMQKPQPGGPGKVEEINSVSSKPASAMVRLDEGQLTRTGQTIPGAKGSEEGPASRPKLGSGNAGQGYTFEEVKVLFLILMDLCRRTAASLHPLPVSQVGSSNIQVRLHYIDGNYTVLPEVVEASLGPHMQNMPRPRGADAAGLLLRELELHPPAEEWHRRNMFGGPWSDPDDMGPVDDTPRLVDPHEVNSLGNYDIYYGAHGLWPRKRRMSERDAAFGLNTSVGLGAYLGIMGSRRDVVTAVWKTGLEGVWYKCIRCLRQTSAFASPGATNPPNQNDREAWWISRWAFGCPMCGGTWVRVV, via the exons ATGACttctactactactactactactactactactcccaataacaataatagtaataataacattaCTACTCCCACCAAGGAAGCTGACGAGGAGCCCGTTGTGGGTCAGTCTGTCGATGCGGCTGTGAAAGTTTCTGCTGTTCTGGAGAAGGCGGAGACTGTTAGTGCTGGCGGTGCTGAGGAAGAAGTGGGTGTGAAACCGGAGGATCCGATGGAGGAGGATTCGGTAAATCCGGCTACTGTGTTTTGTATTCGGCTTAAACAGCCCAGGTCTAATTTACAGCATAAAATGAGCGTGCCTGAATTGTGTCGAAATTTTAG CGCTGTTGCTTGGTGTGGTAAATTGAATGCCATAGCTTGTGCATCTGAAACTTGTGCCAGAATTCCGAG TTCTAATGCCAATCCACCATTTTGGATTCCCATACATATTGTGATACCTGAGCGACCTACTGAGTGTGCAGTATTCAATGTTATAGCAG ATTCTCCTCGTGATTCTGTTCAGTTTATTGAATGGTCTCCTACTTCATGCCCCCGTGCCTTATTAATAGCTAATTTCCATGGGCGGATAACCATCTGGACTCAGCCTTCTCAT GGGGCAGCCAATCTGGTACGTGATGCTAGCTGCTGGCAGCGTGAGCATGAATGGCGACAGGATATTGCAGTCGTTACAAAGTGGCTCTCAGGGGTGTCTCCA TATAGGTGGCTTTCCTCAAAATCTGCTGGGGCTTCTAActcaaaatcattttttgaagaaaaatttctttcacAACAGTCTCAAACTTCAG ATAGGTGGCCCAATTTTCTCTGCGTTTGCTCTGTTTTCTCATCAGGCTCTGTACAGCTTCACTGGTCCCACTGGCCTCCTAGTCAAAATAGTTCATCATCAAAGTGGTTTTCCACAAGCAAAGGACTTTTGGGTGCCGGGCCTAGTGGGATCATGGCTGCAGATGCTATAATAACAGACAGCGGTGCCATGCATGTGGCAGGTGTTCCAATTGTTAATCCTTCTACTATTGTTGTTTGGGAGGTCACTCCTGGCCTAGGGAATGAATTTCATGCAACTCCAAAGACAAGTACTGGCAGTGAGGTTCCACCTTCCATCAAACCGCCCAAATGGGCTGGTTTTGCCCCTTTGGCTGCATATTTGTTCAGCTGGCAAGAGTACTTATTGTCTGAAGCTAAGCAAAAGGGAAAGTCGACAGATCAAGACTTTAGTGATGCCGTATCCCTTCATTGTTCGCCAGTTTCAAACTTTTCAGCGTATGTGAGTCCTGAGGCTGCAGCTCAATCTGCAGCAACTACTACATGGGGTTCTGGAGTGACTGCAGTTGCCTTTGATCCAACTCGTGGTGGTTCTGTGATTGCTGTTGTTATAGTTGAGG GACAATACATGTCGCCGTATGATCCCGATGAGGGTCCTTCAATCACAGGGTGGAGGGTTCAACGGTGGGAATCTTCACTTCAGCGAGTTGTTCTTCATCAAATATTTGGAAATCCTACTTCTAGTTTTGGTGGGCAGGCACCCATGCAAACCGTTTGGGTGTCCAAAGTAGATACAAGCATACCACCAACTAATGATTATAAGATTTATCAATCAGCTGCAGGAGGGACCTCTGGTGTCAGAAATGCAATTGATTCTGGTGTGGAAAAGGCAAAAAGAGTCAGTTTTGATCCCTTTGATTTACCAAGTGATGTCAGAACACTTGCTAGAATTGTTTATTCAGCCCATGGTGGTGAAATTGCTATTGCCCTTCTACGTGGTGGGGTCCATATTTTTTCTGGTCCAAACTTTGCACCTGTGGATAACTACCAGATTAATGTTGGATCTGCAATAGCAGCGCCTGCCTTTTCTTCCACAAGCTGCTGTTCAGCATCTGTTTGGCATGACACTAGCAAGGACTGCACCATATTGAAAATAATTCGTGTTCTCCCACCTGCTATCATGAGTAGTCAAGTGAAGACCAACTCATCAACATGGGAACGTGCAATTGCTGAGAG GTTTTGGTGGAGCCTTTTGGTTAATGTGGATTGGTGGGATGCTGTTGGCTGTACTCAGAGTGCTGCCGAGGATGGCATTG TTTCACTGAACAGTGTCATTGCTGTATTGGATTCGGATTTTCATTCTCTTCCTTCTATTCAACACAGGCAACAATATGGCCCT AGTCTGGATAGGATAAAATGCAGGCTACTGGAAGGTACTAATGCTCAAGAAGTTAGGGCAATGGTTTTAGACATGCAAGCAAGGTTGCTGCTGGATATGCTGGGAAAAGGAATTGAGTCAGCTTTATTAAATCCTTCAGCTTTGGTGGCTGAGCCATGGCAGGCCACTAGTGATACACTATCCACCATTGATCCTGAAGCAATGGCTGTTGAACCTGCCCTTGTTCCGAGTGTTCAG GCTTATGTTGATGCTATTTTGGATCTAGCTTCACATTTTATCACACGCTTGCGGCGTTATGCAAGCTTCTGTCGCACATTGGCTAGCCATGCTGTTAATGCAGGAACTGGCAGCAATCGCAGTATGGTGGCTAGTCCTACTCAAAATTCAGCATCTCCTGCGACAAGTCAGG CTGGTCAAAGTGGTACAGCAAGTTCCACTGGAAGCACCCAGATGCAAGCTTGGGTACAAGGTGCTATTGCTAAGATTAGTAGCACCAACGATGGAGTGTCTAACTCAACCTCAAACACCATTAGTGGTCCATCTTCCTTTATGCCAATAAGCATTAACACTGGAACTTTTCCTGGAACACCTGCTGTTCGACTCATTGGGGACTGCCATTTCCTTCATAGATTATGTCAACTTCTgcttttctgttttttctttcGACGAACTCAACAAACTCGCCTTTTCGCTGGTGCACAAAGAAATACTGATGCAAATATGCAAAAACCCCAGCCAGGAGGTCCTGGCAAAGTGGAGGAGATCAATTCTGTTTCTTCCAAACCTGCCTCTGCCATGGTCAGGTTGGATGAAGGTCAGTTAACTAGAACTGGTCAGACCATACCTGGTGCAAAAGGGAGTGAAGAAGGTCCTGCAAGCCGGCCAAAATTGGGTTCGGGTAATGCAGGTCAAGGATACACATTTGAGGAG GTGAAGGTCCTTTTTCTCATACTTATGGATCTTTGTCGACGTACAGCAGCTTCACTACACCCATTACCAGTTTCTCAGGTGGGGAGCAGCAATATCCAGGTGCGGCTGCATTATATTGATGGCAATTATACTGTATTGCCTGAAGTTGTAGAAGCGTCTCTTGGTCCACATATGCAG AACATGCCTCGGCCTCGAGGTGCAGATGCTGCTGGACTATTACTTCGTGAGTTAGAGCTCCACCCGCCAGCTGAAGAGTGGCACAGGAGGAATATGTTTGGGGGGCCATGGTCTGATCCAGATGATATGGGCCCTGTAGATGATACTCCCAGGCTAGTAGATCCACATGAAGTCAACTCACTTGGaaattatgacatttattatGGTGCACATGGACTGTGGCCAAGGAAGCGTCGAATGTCTGAAAGAGATGCAGCTTTTGGCTTGAATACTTCTGTGGGCTTGGGGGCCTATCTGGGGATTATGGGATCTAGAAGGGATGTTGTTACAGCAGTGTGGAAGACTGGTCTTGAAGGGGTTTGGTACAAG TGTATAAGATGTTTGCGTCAGACTTCAGCTTTTGCTTCACCAGGTGCCACTAATCCACCTAATCAAAATGATCGAGAGGCTTGGTGGATCAGCCGCTGGGCATTCGGCTGCCCAATGTGTGGTGGAACATGGGTTCGAGTGGTATAA